In one window of Flavobacteriales bacterium DNA:
- a CDS encoding outer membrane beta-barrel protein, translated as MKKNLLLVAAFAAFGLTASAQKPTEGNNSSLEVGLNFGENGGETFTAPALKYRYFIAPNMAVRFGLSLDGSKTVNKFYENADYTGGTGEQTLTDGSWAVAPGFEYHFAGTDKLSPYAGVTLMFGGMKSTEEWANFDGSAYSSTVTAGDFESKSSMMGWGIVAGMDYYFAENIFVGAEFGYMGSSWTDKGGSSSVTVSGTTVSTTTPEGLTKNSGRGFGAQAGIRVGWRF; from the coding sequence ATGAAAAAGAACCTTTTGCTTGTTGCTGCATTTGCAGCATTTGGTCTTACAGCTTCAGCTCAGAAGCCTACTGAAGGAAACAACTCTTCACTTGAAGTAGGACTTAACTTCGGAGAAAACGGTGGTGAAACTTTCACTGCACCTGCTCTTAAGTATCGTTATTTTATCGCTCCAAACATGGCAGTTCGTTTCGGACTTAGCCTTGATGGTTCTAAAACTGTAAACAAATTCTACGAAAACGCTGACTACACTGGTGGTACAGGTGAGCAAACTTTGACTGACGGTTCTTGGGCTGTTGCTCCAGGTTTCGAATATCACTTTGCTGGTACTGACAAACTTTCTCCTTATGCTGGTGTTACTTTAATGTTTGGTGGAATGAAATCTACTGAAGAGTGGGCTAACTTCGACGGTTCTGCTTATTCTTCAACTGTAACTGCAGGTGATTTCGAATCTAAAAGCTCAATGATGGGTTGGGGTATCGTAGCTGGTATGGACTACTACTTCGCTGAAAACATCTTTGTAGGAGCTGAATTTGGTTACATGGGTTCTTCTTGGACTGACAAAGGTGGATCTTCTTCAGTAACTGTAAGTGGTACTACTGTATCTACTACAACTCCTGAAGGTCTTACTAAGAACTCTGGACGTGGTTTCGGTGCTCAAGCTGGAATCCGTGTAGGTTGGAGATTCTAA